A single genomic interval of Acidobacteriota bacterium harbors:
- a CDS encoding MTH1187 family thiamine-binding protein: protein MLFQVTMFPTSKGTPSASADVARVIDIIDRSGLPYRLTAMSTIIEGEWEPVMKVINRARLMLRRRHSRLYINITVDDRKGARHRLTGKIESVEHKLGREVKK, encoded by the coding sequence ATGCTGTTTCAGGTGACGATGTTTCCGACGTCCAAGGGCACCCCCTCGGCCTCGGCCGACGTGGCCCGGGTGATCGACATCATCGACAGGTCCGGCCTGCCGTACAGGCTGACGGCCATGTCGACCATCATCGAGGGGGAATGGGAGCCGGTGATGAAAGTCATCAACCGTGCCCGGCTGATGTTGCGGCGACGGCACAGCCGCCTGTATATCAATATCACTGTCGATGACCGCAAGGGGGCGCGCCATCGCCTGACGGGAAAAATAGAATCTGTTGAACATAAACTCGGACGCGAGGTGAAAAAGTAA
- the cutA gene encoding divalent-cation tolerance protein CutA, whose translation MENIRVVFISVPRDEVKKFARAIVAERLAACVNIVPHIDSFFWWNNEVQSDEEALMIIKTTQARVDRLIEYVRENHPYDIPEIITVPVAEGLPDYINWVIEETGKS comes from the coding sequence ATGGAGAACATTCGGGTCGTCTTCATATCGGTTCCCCGGGACGAGGTCAAGAAGTTCGCGCGGGCGATCGTGGCCGAGCGGCTGGCCGCCTGTGTCAACATCGTGCCCCATATCGACTCCTTCTTCTGGTGGAACAACGAGGTGCAGTCCGACGAGGAAGCCCTCATGATCATCAAGACCACGCAGGCGCGCGTCGACCGCCTCATCGAGTACGTCAGGGAGAACCATCCCTACGACATCCCGGAGATCATCACCGTGCCCGTGGCCGAGGGCCTGCCTGACTACATCAACTGGGTCATAGAAGAGACGGGGAAGAGCTAA
- a CDS encoding tetratricopeptide repeat protein produces the protein MAGVAFGAVLLALLLHVGSASGQVEQEQDISVELLEALDKTLEKIPEQLRSDVIIEVPENFDTIEAEVRKHLDQGELFELSTLVKIGNVEYSRDRFDNALHYFNVVLDQVENQGGREAVAAASGNIGLIYRAKNERDRALEYFERALEIDRETGYREGEAAQLCNVGLIYQDKGDAERALEYYEKALKIDRKIGCRQGEASDLRSIGKVNYTEGDPDRILKYSKKALKIYRKIGDRLNEANQLGNIAQVYLMEGDPDRGQKYLQDALEMFSEIGYRRGVAMTIGNIGGAYHQKGDADRALKYYEDALKIDREIGYRKGEAHRLANIGLVYRDKGDPEQALEYLEEALKIRREIGDRGGEMVDLAHVAKIYEAQGDYDRELAYFEAAVEAASALNSRQGDVGMVAALTKIGLVCQVQGDAERALEYHQRALSIRREIGDRLGEAYDLREIGHCYYAKGESDRALEYYEKALMMFREIGDRFNEAAVLNHIGSVFLEDKGEPDRALEYCEEALKIDRKIGYRMGEAHRLANIGLVYRDKGDPERALKYLGKALKIRREIGDRQGEAQDLCNVADIYHAGRDPERAYEYLVKALNIGREMGDRQGEAGCLGKIGVLYAEAGDLDEALKYHEAALKIAREIGDRWEEAGQLTNIGVAYREKNDPDRALEYYDESLGVFREIGNRHAEAEVLCNIGLIYLDKSDFDGAVEYESEGLKIAREIGYPKCEALGLANIGVIYKAKGDPANALEYLEQAKAVLDRHGLAHGRDVIEAALAEIHAAEKAEGK, from the coding sequence GTGGCTGGAGTTGCGTTCGGTGCAGTATTGCTTGCTTTGCTGTTGCACGTCGGCAGTGCATCCGGCCAGGTTGAGCAGGAGCAGGACATCAGTGTCGAGTTACTCGAGGCGCTCGACAAAACTCTTGAGAAGATCCCTGAGCAACTCAGGTCCGACGTGATTATCGAGGTCCCGGAGAATTTCGATACAATCGAAGCAGAAGTCCGCAAGCATCTTGATCAGGGTGAGTTGTTCGAACTGTCTACTCTTGTCAAGATAGGTAACGTGGAATACAGCCGGGACCGATTCGACAACGCGCTGCACTACTTCAACGTCGTTCTTGATCAAGTAGAGAACCAGGGGGGCCGGGAGGCTGTAGCGGCGGCGAGCGGTAACATCGGTCTGATTTATCGAGCCAAGAACGAACGTGACCGGGCGCTGGAGTATTTCGAGAGAGCGTTGGAGATAGATCGTGAGACTGGTTATCGTGAGGGTGAGGCGGCTCAACTGTGTAACGTCGGTCTGATCTACCAGGATAAGGGCGATGCCGAACGCGCGCTGGAGTATTACGAGAAAGCGTTGAAAATAGATCGGAAGATCGGTTGTCGCCAGGGTGAGGCGAGTGACCTGAGGAGCATTGGCAAGGTCAATTATACCGAAGGTGACCCTGACCGGATCCTGAAGTACTCCAAGAAAGCCCTGAAGATATATCGTAAGATAGGCGATCGTCTGAATGAGGCGAATCAACTGGGCAACATTGCGCAGGTCTATCTCATGGAGGGCGATCCTGACCGCGGGCAGAAGTATCTACAGGACGCGCTGGAGATGTTCAGCGAGATCGGCTATCGTAGGGGTGTGGCGATGACTATTGGCAACATCGGTGGGGCCTACCACCAGAAAGGTGATGCTGATCGGGCGCTGAAATACTACGAAGACGCGTTGAAGATAGATCGTGAGATCGGCTATCGTAAGGGTGAGGCGCATCGACTCGCCAACATCGGTCTTGTCTATCGGGACAAAGGTGATCCTGAGCAAGCGCTGGAGTACCTGGAAGAGGCGTTGAAGATACGTCGTGAGATCGGCGATCGCGGGGGTGAGATGGTTGACCTGGCCCACGTCGCGAAGATCTATGAGGCCCAGGGTGATTACGACCGGGAGTTGGCGTATTTTGAGGCGGCAGTGGAGGCAGCTTCTGCGCTGAATTCCCGTCAGGGCGATGTGGGAATGGTAGCTGCTCTAACCAAGATCGGACTGGTCTGTCAGGTGCAGGGTGATGCCGAGCGGGCGCTAGAGTATCACCAGAGAGCGTTGAGTATACGTCGCGAGATTGGCGATCGTCTGGGTGAGGCATATGATCTGCGCGAGATCGGTCACTGTTACTACGCGAAAGGTGAATCTGACCGGGCGCTCGAGTACTACGAAAAAGCGTTGATGATGTTTCGTGAGATTGGCGATCGTTTCAATGAGGCAGCTGTTCTGAACCACATCGGCTCGGTTTTCCTTGAAGATAAGGGTGAACCTGATCGGGCGCTGGAGTATTGCGAAGAAGCACTCAAGATAGATCGTAAGATCGGCTATCGTATGGGTGAGGCGCATCGACTGGCCAACATCGGTCTTGTCTATCGGGATAAAGGTGACCCTGAGCGAGCGCTGAAGTACCTGGGAAAAGCATTGAAGATACGTCGTGAAATCGGCGATCGTCAGGGTGAGGCGCAGGACCTGTGCAACGTTGCCGACATCTATCACGCCGGGCGTGATCCTGAACGGGCGTACGAATATCTAGTGAAAGCGTTGAATATAGGTCGTGAGATGGGCGATCGTCAGGGTGAGGCGGGTTGCCTGGGGAAGATCGGTGTGCTCTACGCTGAAGCGGGTGATCTTGACGAAGCGCTCAAGTACCATGAGGCAGCGTTGAAGATAGCTCGTGAGATCGGCGATCGTTGGGAGGAGGCGGGCCAGTTGACCAACATCGGTGTGGCCTATCGGGAAAAGAATGATCCTGACCGGGCGCTCGAGTATTACGACGAATCGCTGGGGGTATTTCGTGAGATAGGCAATCGTCACGCTGAGGCGGAGGTCTTGTGCAACATCGGTCTGATCTATCTGGATAAGAGCGATTTTGACGGCGCGGTGGAGTATGAATCGGAAGGGTTGAAGATAGCTCGTGAGATTGGCTATCCCAAGTGTGAGGCGCTTGGCCTGGCCAACATCGGGGTGATCTACAAGGCGAAGGGGGATCCCGCGAACGCGCTGGAGTATTTGGAACAGGCCAAGGCCGTCCTCGACCGTCACGGCCTTGCACATGGGCGCGACGTCATAGAGGCCGCTCTTGCCGAGATACACGCAGCGGAAAAGGCCGAAGGCAAGTAA
- the nrdR gene encoding transcriptional regulator NrdR, protein MKCPHCGHQEDKVVDSRPYQDGRAIRRRRECLQCGERFTTLEYVEQGTLTVLKSDNRREQFDRGKVLQGLKLACNKRPVTSDEMQAIVDRIEAELHARGKNEVTSKDIGELVMDNLRQADEIAYVRFASVYRKFKDKTEFLDEMKKLLE, encoded by the coding sequence ATGAAATGCCCCCATTGCGGACACCAGGAAGATAAGGTCGTGGACAGCCGGCCGTACCAGGACGGGCGGGCCATACGCCGCCGCCGCGAATGCCTTCAGTGCGGGGAAAGGTTCACCACCCTCGAGTACGTGGAGCAGGGGACACTGACCGTGCTCAAGTCGGACAACCGGCGGGAGCAGTTCGACCGGGGGAAAGTGTTGCAGGGTCTCAAGCTGGCCTGCAACAAGCGGCCGGTGACTTCCGATGAGATGCAGGCGATAGTGGACCGGATCGAGGCGGAACTTCACGCCCGGGGCAAAAACGAGGTCACCAGCAAGGATATCGGCGAGCTGGTCATGGACAACCTGCGGCAGGCCGATGAAATAGCCTACGTGCGGTTTGCCTCGGTCTACCGCAAGTTCAAGGACAAGACGGAGTTTCTCGACGAGATGAAAAAGCTGCTGGAGTGA
- the tatC gene encoding twin-arginine translocase subunit TatC yields the protein MTTSEDQPDTTKGGGMPFLEHVEELRRRILKSLLAVVVMSGAAFYFSDELIKLIKIPIGDTPLHNIQVTGTFYAYLKISLITGVVAALPVVFYQMWAFISPGLLRREKIVILPLVLISTVLFVIGGGFCFVVVLPIALRFLIGFGGELVINYITIGSYISFAGLLLLAFGFAFQLPIVSYILGRIGLISSRGLAKGRRYAAVLILVVAAIITPPDVFTQVLLAVPIYLLYEISIVVVYLTGRRT from the coding sequence ATGACCACCTCGGAAGACCAGCCTGACACCACCAAAGGCGGCGGCATGCCGTTTCTGGAGCACGTCGAGGAACTTCGCCGCCGCATCCTGAAGTCCCTGCTGGCGGTTGTCGTCATGTCCGGCGCGGCGTTCTACTTTTCCGACGAGCTTATCAAACTCATCAAGATACCGATCGGCGACACGCCGCTTCACAACATCCAGGTGACCGGGACGTTTTACGCCTACCTGAAGATTTCGCTGATCACCGGGGTGGTGGCGGCTCTGCCGGTGGTCTTCTACCAGATGTGGGCGTTCATCTCGCCGGGGCTGCTTCGCCGCGAGAAGATCGTCATCCTGCCGCTGGTGCTGATTTCGACGGTTCTTTTCGTCATCGGGGGCGGCTTCTGTTTTGTCGTGGTGCTGCCGATTGCGCTGCGGTTCCTGATCGGGTTCGGCGGCGAGTTGGTCATAAATTACATCACCATCGGAAGTTACATCAGTTTTGCGGGCCTGCTGCTCCTGGCCTTCGGCTTTGCCTTTCAACTGCCTATCGTGAGCTACATTCTGGGGCGGATCGGGCTTATCAGCAGCCGGGGGCTGGCCAAAGGCCGCCGGTATGCCGCTGTCCTGATTCTGGTGGTGGCGGCGATCATCACGCCCCCGGACGTTTTCACGCAGGTCCTGCTGGCCGTCCCGATCTACCTGCTGTACGAGATTTCCATTGTAGTAGTGTACCTGACCGGCCGGCGGACGTAG
- a CDS encoding DUF512 domain-containing protein, which yields MKVVSIERASPLFGRVRPGYRLVSVNGRKVLDVIDFHYRVTDERVRLTFADPRGRQTDFEFVEPTAAHLGLTFDDHRIRHCNCDCIFCFVSQQPKGMRPALYVRDEDYRLSFTHGNYVTLSNVSESDLARIIEQRLSPLYVSVHATDDALRRSMLRNDRLSPILPRLCRLTDNGITIHSQVVLCPSINDGRYFEQTVDDLAALHPGVASLAVVPVGLTRYREGLPPLRTYTAQEAGEIIDYIETRQAGFHARTGSRFVWPADEFYVAAGRAFPPRHVYEDMPQFENGVGMAREFMTGFNRRRSRLKGIRSDSRVMMLTGCSAYPFLSEEILPYVTETLGLNLSLHRVFNRFWGETVTVTGLLTGQDLLQDATDTADQYDLVALPPNCLNADQLFLDDLSLAEFRERLGKPVLVGRYNLAQTIREAFS from the coding sequence ATGAAAGTGGTCAGCATAGAGCGGGCCTCGCCGCTTTTCGGCCGGGTCAGGCCCGGTTACCGGCTGGTGAGCGTAAACGGCCGCAAGGTGCTCGACGTGATCGATTTCCACTACAGGGTGACCGACGAGCGGGTCAGGCTCACCTTCGCCGATCCGCGCGGGCGGCAGACGGACTTTGAGTTCGTCGAGCCGACGGCCGCGCACCTGGGGTTGACGTTCGACGATCACAGGATTCGGCACTGCAACTGCGACTGCATCTTCTGCTTTGTCTCGCAGCAGCCGAAAGGGATGCGTCCGGCGCTGTACGTCCGGGACGAGGACTACCGGCTGTCGTTCACGCACGGCAATTACGTGACGCTGTCCAACGTTTCAGAGAGCGACCTGGCGCGGATAATTGAGCAACGCCTGTCGCCCCTGTACGTCTCGGTGCATGCCACCGACGACGCGCTTCGCCGGTCGATGCTTCGCAACGACCGCCTGAGTCCGATCCTGCCGCGCCTTTGCCGCCTAACCGACAACGGCATCACGATACACAGCCAGGTGGTGCTGTGCCCCTCGATCAACGACGGCCGGTATTTCGAGCAGACGGTCGACGATCTGGCCGCGCTCCACCCGGGCGTGGCGTCGCTGGCCGTCGTGCCGGTAGGGCTGACCAGATACCGCGAGGGCCTGCCGCCGCTGCGCACGTACACCGCGCAGGAGGCCGGGGAGATTATCGACTACATCGAAACACGCCAGGCCGGGTTCCATGCCCGGACCGGCAGCCGGTTTGTCTGGCCGGCCGATGAATTCTATGTGGCCGCCGGGCGAGCTTTCCCGCCCCGGCACGTCTACGAGGACATGCCCCAGTTTGAGAACGGAGTCGGCATGGCCCGGGAGTTCATGACAGGGTTTAACCGTCGTCGCAGCAGGCTGAAAGGAATACGGTCGGACAGCCGCGTGATGATGTTGACCGGCTGTTCCGCGTACCCGTTTCTGTCCGAAGAGATATTGCCGTATGTCACGGAGACGCTCGGTTTGAACCTCAGTCTGCACCGCGTGTTCAACCGGTTCTGGGGCGAGACGGTCACGGTTACGGGACTGCTGACCGGGCAGGACCTGCTGCAGGATGCAACGGACACGGCCGACCAATACGATCTGGTCGCGCTTCCGCCGAACTGCCTGAACGCCGACCAGCTCTTTCTCGACGATTTGTCTCTGGCGGAGTTCCGGGAGAGACTGGGCAAACCGGTGCTGGTCGGTCGCTATAACCTCGCGCAGACGATCAGGGAGGCGTTCTCTTGA
- the der gene encoding ribosome biogenesis GTPase Der, protein MSIPVVAIIGRPNVGKSSLFNRFLKKRLAVVDAESGVTRDRNYAACDWNGVKFRLIDTGGMVPDSKDAMERLILDQSEFAVHEADLVLLMVDVQTGLDEADRRLAQALLKAHKDNILVVNKADNDTFDSDVFGFVKLGLGDAYAVSATGGLGVGDLLDEVVRRIAGKKEEKPAEGVIRVAVVGRPNVGKSSFINTLLGENRLIVSGEAGTTRDAVDTPFELEGRQYCLIDTAGLRRSYKVQENIEFYTNLRATRAIEGCDVAVVLVDGSEGVTVQDQRILSQVLHCRRAAVLAVNKWDLVEKDSLTADRFTKDINRQLAKFAFLPIVYVSALSGQRLVRVMTVVDRVYQEFNRRIPTPLLNDFLQRVYARKKPPAKERKFIRFKYVTQTEVAPPTFVFFANHPQLVDKAYLQYLSNQLRLQYGFEGVPIRIKCRQK, encoded by the coding sequence TTGAGTATCCCGGTAGTGGCCATAATCGGGCGGCCGAACGTTGGCAAGTCATCCCTGTTCAATCGTTTTCTCAAGAAGCGCCTGGCCGTCGTGGATGCCGAATCGGGAGTCACCCGAGACCGCAACTACGCCGCCTGTGACTGGAACGGTGTAAAGTTCCGGCTGATCGACACCGGCGGCATGGTGCCGGATTCGAAAGACGCGATGGAACGACTGATTCTGGATCAGTCCGAGTTTGCCGTCCACGAGGCGGACCTGGTGCTGCTCATGGTGGACGTGCAGACGGGCCTTGACGAGGCTGACCGCAGACTGGCCCAGGCGCTGCTGAAAGCGCACAAAGACAACATCCTGGTGGTCAACAAGGCGGACAATGATACGTTCGACAGCGACGTTTTCGGCTTCGTGAAACTGGGCCTGGGTGACGCATACGCCGTATCGGCAACCGGTGGGCTGGGCGTGGGCGATCTGCTGGACGAGGTTGTCAGGCGGATAGCCGGCAAGAAGGAAGAGAAGCCGGCCGAGGGCGTTATCCGGGTGGCCGTGGTAGGACGGCCCAACGTCGGCAAATCCTCATTCATCAACACGCTGTTGGGGGAAAACCGGCTGATCGTATCGGGCGAAGCCGGAACCACCCGGGATGCCGTCGACACGCCGTTCGAGCTGGAAGGCCGCCAGTACTGCCTGATAGATACGGCTGGACTTCGCCGCAGTTACAAAGTGCAGGAGAACATTGAGTTTTACACCAACCTTCGCGCCACCAGAGCCATCGAGGGCTGTGATGTCGCGGTAGTGCTGGTGGACGGTTCGGAGGGCGTGACGGTGCAGGACCAGCGTATCCTCTCGCAGGTTCTTCATTGCCGGCGGGCGGCGGTGCTGGCCGTGAACAAGTGGGACTTGGTTGAGAAGGACAGTCTTACGGCCGACCGCTTCACGAAGGACATCAACCGGCAGTTGGCCAAGTTCGCCTTCCTTCCGATTGTGTACGTGTCGGCGCTGTCCGGTCAACGTTTGGTCAGGGTGATGACGGTTGTCGATCGCGTGTACCAGGAGTTCAATCGCCGCATCCCAACGCCGCTGCTTAACGACTTTCTGCAGCGGGTCTACGCCCGCAAGAAACCCCCGGCAAAGGAACGTAAATTTATCCGCTTTAAGTACGTCACCCAGACCGAGGTGGCGCCGCCGACCTTTGTGTTCTTCGCCAACCATCCCCAACTGGTCGACAAGGCATATCTTCAGTACCTTTCCAACCAGCTTCGGCTGCAGTACGGTTTTGAGGGCGTGCCGATCCGCATCAAGTGCCGTCAAAAGTGA
- a CDS encoding GAF domain-containing SpoIIE family protein phosphatase, producing the protein MSAFGGPAAELDELEAKLAARTAQLRDLATMGTVITRIHEIDAVLSVVMDMAIRLVEGEVGLIMIAEDDCLRPEVCWGVSEDFIKSLIYEDGIDLVTYCHRNRQPVVLSGLDLRWDGGIKLDSVIAMPIQTADECLGVMVIINKTNGGAYTDDDTEILRMLLNFVAVAIDNSRLLKDKLVRQKIEQEMLIARQVQETILPRDDTKIDGAEIGAVYFPAREVGGDFYDILRIDEQRFLVILGDVSNKGVPAALVMSALSGIVKSVMLSDPTVSVAELAGRLNDILATEIIKDREMFVTLFFARFDLEAKELTYCNAGHVPGLYWDSTTTRIEELAKGGPIVGQFEGIAFTEGRCGITGGDRLFLFTDGLTEAEDADHNLFGRERAEQVFGTEIGLAPKEFCLRVKEWVDHFTEGASKDSQDDFTVLQVRVE; encoded by the coding sequence ATGAGCGCTTTTGGCGGACCTGCGGCCGAACTGGACGAACTCGAGGCGAAACTGGCTGCGCGCACGGCACAGCTTCGCGACCTCGCCACCATGGGAACGGTGATCACCCGTATTCACGAAATAGACGCCGTTCTCTCCGTCGTCATGGATATGGCCATACGGCTGGTCGAGGGGGAGGTCGGGTTGATCATGATCGCCGAAGACGACTGCCTTCGGCCCGAGGTCTGCTGGGGGGTCAGCGAGGATTTCATCAAGTCGCTCATCTACGAGGACGGCATCGACCTCGTGACTTACTGCCACCGGAATCGTCAGCCGGTCGTGCTGTCCGGTCTTGACCTGAGATGGGACGGCGGCATCAAGCTCGATTCCGTTATCGCCATGCCCATCCAGACGGCGGATGAATGCCTCGGCGTGATGGTGATCATTAACAAGACCAACGGCGGTGCCTATACCGACGACGATACGGAAATTCTCAGGATGCTGCTGAATTTCGTGGCCGTGGCGATTGACAATTCACGCCTTCTGAAGGACAAGCTTGTCCGCCAGAAGATTGAGCAGGAGATGTTGATCGCCAGGCAGGTACAGGAAACCATCCTGCCGCGAGATGACACGAAGATCGACGGGGCTGAGATCGGGGCGGTCTATTTCCCGGCCCGCGAGGTGGGGGGAGATTTCTACGACATCCTCCGGATTGACGAGCAGCGATTTCTCGTCATCCTGGGTGACGTCTCCAACAAGGGGGTGCCGGCGGCCCTGGTGATGTCCGCGTTGTCGGGAATCGTCAAGTCGGTGATGCTCTCCGATCCTACCGTCTCGGTGGCCGAACTGGCCGGACGCCTGAACGACATTCTGGCGACCGAAATCATCAAGGATCGCGAAATGTTCGTGACGCTGTTCTTTGCCCGTTTTGATCTGGAGGCAAAGGAACTCACCTATTGCAATGCCGGGCACGTGCCGGGCCTTTACTGGGACAGCACTACCACCCGTATCGAGGAACTGGCCAAGGGCGGCCCTATCGTCGGCCAGTTTGAGGGTATTGCGTTTACGGAGGGTCGGTGCGGGATTACCGGCGGTGATCGCCTGTTCCTCTTCACGGACGGGCTGACGGAGGCCGAGGACGCCGACCACAACCTCTTCGGGCGTGAAAGAGCGGAACAGGTCTTCGGCACCGAGATCGGTCTGGCCCCGAAGGAGTTCTGCCTGCGCGTAAAGGAATGGGTCGATCACTTCACGGAAGGGGCCTCGAAGGACTCGCAGGATGATTTCACTGTCCTTCAGGTGAGGGTGGAATAG
- a CDS encoding ATP-binding protein, protein MAEYSLRYPSVSDSEERMLDDLDKIVCENEIEAATAQPLKLAVSEAFTNALIHGNRQDCRKLIRIDLRVNECEVTADIADQGHGGLKQVLNRRPPAPLAENGRGIDLIRHTTTAATFWENESGGLVVSIRLKRNVKSGVNG, encoded by the coding sequence GTGGCCGAGTACTCGCTGAGATACCCGTCAGTCAGCGACTCCGAGGAGCGGATGCTCGACGATCTGGATAAGATCGTGTGCGAGAACGAGATCGAAGCAGCCACCGCCCAGCCGCTTAAGCTGGCCGTGTCAGAAGCGTTCACCAACGCCCTGATTCACGGCAACCGCCAGGATTGTCGGAAACTTATCCGGATCGATCTGCGAGTGAATGAATGCGAAGTAACTGCCGATATAGCTGATCAGGGTCATGGAGGGCTGAAGCAGGTACTGAATCGGCGGCCCCCCGCGCCGCTGGCCGAAAACGGGCGCGGCATTGACCTCATACGGCATACCACTACGGCTGCCACCTTCTGGGAGAACGAATCCGGCGGCCTGGTGGTTTCGATTCGGCTGAAACGGAATGTCAAAAGTGGAGTTAACGGCTAA
- a CDS encoding STAS domain-containing protein: MDIRTREEGSVTVLYLKGRLDLASGATLKEEVKKLFAKGCTQIHLNLAEVEFINSSGLGSLVSVMKEVRLLKGRLTLSNLASYVQEIFDITQLSHIFEVFPTEEDALVSSQSVSVV; encoded by the coding sequence ATGGATATCAGGACACGGGAAGAAGGCAGTGTGACCGTGCTCTATCTCAAAGGGAGGCTCGATTTGGCCAGCGGAGCGACGCTGAAAGAAGAAGTCAAAAAGCTCTTTGCCAAAGGCTGCACCCAGATCCATCTGAATCTGGCCGAGGTCGAATTCATCAACAGTTCCGGCCTGGGCTCGCTTGTCTCCGTCATGAAGGAAGTGCGTTTGCTCAAAGGCCGGCTCACCCTCTCGAATCTCGCCAGCTACGTGCAGGAGATTTTTGATATTACACAACTCTCGCACATCTTCGAGGTGTTTCCGACCGAGGAGGACGCGCTGGTTTCGTCCCAATCGGTAAGTGTGGTCTGA